One window from the genome of Lutra lutra chromosome X, mLutLut1.2, whole genome shotgun sequence encodes:
- the LOC125092419 gene encoding centromere protein V-like protein 3, translating into MGRVRNGASTQPRGRKRPGDPATACAAIAVMGARRPPFQVRVGSHAAGRKSAAARRDPARLRRKRWWRRAREAGSKGPLRSRSPKPPAPAVSSGEMDLGAQRERWETFRKRRGLSCEGAAKFLLDTFEYPGLVYHTGGCHCGAVRFAVWAPADLRVVDCSCRLCRKKQHRHFLVPASRFTLLLGAESIVTYRSHAHPALHSFCSRCGVQSFHASVSDPGVYGVAPHCLDAGTVRSVVIEEVDGGDWGEEAAKEPKAIQSASPE; encoded by the coding sequence ATGGGCAGAGTGAGGAACGGCGCCAGCACCCAGCCGCGGGGACGAAAGCGCCCCGGGGATCCCGCCACCGCTTGTGCAGCCATCGCGGTCATGGGCGCCCGGCGCCCCCCTTTCCAAGTCCGCGTGGGGAGCCACGCGGCGGGAAGGAAGTCAGCGGCGGCCAGGCGGGATCCCGCAAGGTTGCGGCGGAAGCGCTGGTGGCGGCGGGCCCGGGAGGCAGGCTCCAAAGGCCCGCTGCGAAGCCGATCCCCGAAGCCGCCGGCGCCCGCCGTGTCCTCCGGCGAGATGGACCTGGGCGCGCAGCGGGAGCGCTGGGAGACGTTCAGGAAGCGGCGGGGCCTCAGCTGCGAGGGCGCCGCCAAGTTCCTGCTGGACACCTTCGAGTACCCAGGCCTGGTGTATCACACCGGAGGCTGCCACTGCGGCGCGGTCCGCTTCGCCGTCTGGGCCCCCGCAGACCTGCGCGTGGTGGATTGCAGCTGCAGGCTGTGCAGGAAGAAGCAGCACCGACACTTCCTCGTCCCGGCCTCGCGCTTCACTCTCCTGCTGGGCGCCGAGAGCATCGTCACCTATCGATCCCACGCGCACCCGGCGCTGCACAGCTTCTGCAGCAGGTGCGGGGTGCAGAGTTTCCACGCCTCTGTCTCTGACCCCGGCGTGTATGGCGTCGCCCCGCACTGCCTGGACGCCGGCACCGTGCGCAGTGTGGTCATCGAGGAGGTCGACGGTGGCGACTGGGGGGAGGAGGCCGCGAAGGAGCCCAAGGCCATCCAGAGCGCATCCCCCGAGTGa